GGTGGCGGCAACCGGAAGACATCTAATGAACCTCCCAATGAAACATAAAACGCCTCCCTAGAGGAAACATATACCAGCCATTCTCCCGTTTCTGCATCAATCTTTGCCGCAAGAGTTCCGACAATAGGGGAGGAACCTATTTCAGAGAGGCAACTGATATCGCCGTCTTTTGTGATATATGCTAGGCCATAATTTTTTTGGCCAGATGTCGCCACCAAAAATCCGGAACTATCTGGAGCGACAGTTGTTCCCATGGCAACAGTAAAATCATTTAAGTATTCGTCTAGGCAACTATTCTCGTCTTGTGGAGTCCAGGCCTTAAAGAGAGTATATCCGTTATCCCTAAAAAGGAAAAAGCCCATTCCCCACACATGAGCGAGCAATAAACCATTATCCAGGGCAGACAGAATTTTCATCCGGTTGTCATAAGACCCGGTATAACTCCCCACACCATTCCAAATCGGGACGCTATTTTGCCAATTGTACCCATCACTATACGCCATCCAGCCATTTGATGTAGCGGCAACAATTCCCCCACCTGAAACAGCTGCTATTTCGTAAACACTGTCCAGTGCATAATTGTTAAAAAGAGTTTCCCGTTCGATTTTTGAAATGTCCTGTTTTTGACTGTCAAAATAACGGTCAGCATCCCTGATATTTTTTATTTTGGCCCACGAAGTCGGGTCTACCAGCCGCACGTCGGCTCCCATATTATCCCAATTCATTTTGCGGCCATACATTTCGGTTCCCAGAAGAACAAATAGCGAATCGTCCTTAATGGAAATTTTTTGAGGCGACCTTGTAACCAAGGAGGTATTTCCAATTTTATCTATCGTCAGAATAAACGAACTTTGATCGGTGTCAAAAAAGGCCAAGCGATCTTCAAAGGCGATAACCAAATTGTTTTTTTCCGATATAACCTGGCCTGGAACTACTTGAACTTTTTTATTCAGATAAGAGCGATTTGCAATGCTCCAGCTAGCGGTTTTCTTATCGAATGCCGCAACTAATCCATACTCCGAAACGGCATATATTTTAGCATCCGTCTGCGCAACGCCCATAAAGGCAGTGGCGCCTAAACCATCTGCAGAAGTCCAAAGCCTTTTTATCCTAGGTGTTGAAAACTGGACGCCACCACCTGTAGCCAAGACATATCCCGAATCGTATGGAATAGCGGAGTATACCGGCGATGGTTGGGAAAAGACTTTCCACTCGTCGGCCAGAACAGTGCTTGTTAAAAGCAACAAGGCAAAAATTAACCGCATTAAAGGCACTTTACAAAATTACAAAAATGCACTAGCCCAGCAAAACATTCCGGGCTCTTTTAATGGCCGATTTTCTCCTTTTGGTTATAGCACTAAAAGACACCCCGTATAGGACGCTCAATTCTTCTGTGGATAAGCCCTTGTGGAATGTCATATCGATTAGTTCTCGGTCGCTCCTAGAAAGGGAATTGACCACTCGCTGCAATTCGTCATTTTTTTGATTTCCCTCCCGATAAAACACCGAACTTTCGGCAGGCAGGGCCATGTAGTCCCCCACTACATCTGAGGCTATAGAAAACGGCATCATCTTTTGACGGAATCGGACATAGTCGTAGAAACAATTCCTAAAAACCCGAAATAGCCAGGGAAAAACGGAATCCCCATATTTTATGCTCTTTGCGCATTTGAAAAAACGCAGGGCGACATTTTGATAAACATCCTTGGCATCCTCGCTACTTTCGCAACTCATCCTGCACAAGTTGTAAATTTGAGGTGAATATGTCTTCCATGCTTCTTCCACCCAGTTGCCGTTTTTTGTATCTTTGTTTTTGCTCGTTTGCTCCATTGTTCCCTTCCGTTTTTTGACGGCGAAAATTTATGAAATTGAATCTGAAAAAACGAATTTTTGAAAAAATGGCAAACAACTGTTGTCAAGATTCAAACAATTGTTGCCTCTTTGCAAAATATTGTTACCTGCTGCTGGTGTTTGCAACGACTGTTTTCGCCCAGGAATTCAACATGAATTCCATGCCGCCTCCCGAAATGCAGATGGAGTATTCGGCAGGGGCGTTGAAAGATGGCGGAACCCTTACCGTAACCGTGACCGTTCCCGACAAATGGCATGTAAACGCCAACAAGGTCACCGACGAATTCTTGAAACCCTCCTCTGTCGAAGCCCAGGCCGAAGGGCTTGAATTCGGCGAAGCGGTTTGGCCAGAACCTATAAAGGAATACAACGAAGCCCTGGAACTGGAAATCTGGACTTTCCGCGGGACGTTTTCCGTAAAGATTCCGGTAAAAACTGTTGACGGAACAAACTACGACAGCCTTGGCACCAGCGTCACCTTTAATTACCAGGCCTGTGACAACTCCATCTGCCTCGCTCCCGCAAGCAAGACCATCTCATTAGACGGATCGTTAAACGGTGGTGCGGTAGGCGCTGGCGTAAAAAAAAACGATTCTGAAATAGGTGCGGTTGAAGGTCGCACAGGCGAAAGTCGTGCAGACGCCAGGGAGAACGGCGCAGG
The genomic region above belongs to Fibrobacter sp. and contains:
- a CDS encoding sigma-70 family RNA polymerase sigma factor; translated protein: MEQTSKNKDTKNGNWVEEAWKTYSPQIYNLCRMSCESSEDAKDVYQNVALRFFKCAKSIKYGDSVFPWLFRVFRNCFYDYVRFRQKMMPFSIASDVVGDYMALPAESSVFYREGNQKNDELQRVVNSLSRSDRELIDMTFHKGLSTEELSVLYGVSFSAITKRRKSAIKRARNVLLG